From Streptomyces sp. CMB-StM0423, a single genomic window includes:
- a CDS encoding amidohydrolase family protein — protein MTADNAPAGSANGPTGPDTWALTGVTALLGEELTPTRQATIVITDGRITAAGHLHDPGPAVPRLHRPDLLVTPGFLNGHTHIGDAAFAEAGFRTEGVDLLYAPDGQRWQLMARATDEQLVTGMRQAMQTMIRCGVVAFEDFREQGRHGVDLLRQAARGLPIRALALGRHADLPFTTEQLQANTGGLSEEAQAEIRDILDIADGFSVVSPNQLTDTALAQTADLVRAAGKRLAAHVSERDADRQTSLARTGRSDIARAIEILRPDYLVHATAATPEELRAAARAGMAIVMCPRSHAGLGFGVPPYLGAVAAGVNVALGTDNVMTTTPSPHEEANFLVKAERWRTGTVRHPGPGRLLAAMTVNAAQALGATDLGSLSVGRAATFVAFDTASPNLAASVANDPAAALVNRATAGDIAAVVFGGRTVVGTLDRPTLPATRPGPAPAQPYGPS, from the coding sequence ATGACGGCGGACAACGCGCCCGCGGGCTCGGCCAACGGGCCGACGGGCCCGGACACATGGGCGCTGACCGGTGTCACCGCCCTGCTGGGAGAGGAGCTGACACCGACACGCCAGGCCACGATCGTCATCACCGACGGGCGGATCACCGCTGCCGGACACCTGCACGACCCCGGCCCCGCGGTGCCGCGCCTGCACCGGCCCGACCTGCTGGTCACCCCCGGCTTCCTCAACGGCCACACCCACATCGGCGACGCCGCCTTCGCCGAAGCCGGCTTCCGCACCGAGGGCGTGGACCTGCTCTACGCACCCGACGGGCAGCGCTGGCAGCTCATGGCCCGGGCGACCGACGAGCAGCTCGTCACCGGCATGCGCCAGGCGATGCAGACCATGATCCGCTGCGGAGTGGTCGCCTTCGAGGACTTCCGCGAGCAGGGCCGGCACGGTGTCGACCTGCTGCGTCAGGCCGCCCGCGGCCTGCCCATCCGGGCCCTGGCGCTGGGCCGTCACGCCGACCTGCCGTTCACCACAGAGCAGTTGCAGGCGAACACCGGCGGGCTCAGTGAGGAAGCCCAGGCCGAGATCCGCGACATCCTCGACATCGCGGACGGGTTCAGCGTCGTCTCGCCCAACCAGCTCACCGACACCGCCCTGGCCCAGACCGCCGACCTCGTCCGCGCCGCAGGCAAGCGGCTCGCCGCGCACGTCAGCGAGCGGGACGCGGACCGGCAGACCTCCCTGGCCCGTACCGGCCGCAGCGACATCGCCCGCGCGATCGAGATCCTGCGCCCCGACTACCTCGTGCACGCCACCGCCGCCACCCCCGAAGAACTGCGCGCCGCCGCCCGGGCGGGCATGGCGATCGTGATGTGCCCGCGGTCCCACGCCGGCCTCGGCTTCGGGGTCCCTCCCTACCTCGGCGCGGTAGCCGCCGGGGTGAACGTCGCGCTGGGCACCGACAACGTCATGACAACCACCCCCTCCCCGCACGAGGAGGCGAACTTCCTCGTCAAAGCCGAACGGTGGCGTACCGGAACAGTGCGCCACCCCGGCCCCGGCCGGCTCCTGGCCGCCATGACCGTGAACGCCGCCCAGGCGCTGGGAGCAACGGATCTCGGCTCGCTCAGCGTCGGCAGGGCCGCGACTTTCGTCGCCTTCGACACGGCCTCGCCCAACCTCGCGGCCTCGGTGGCCAACGACCCGGCCGCGGCGCTGGTCAACCGCGCCACCGCCGGGGACATCGCCGCGGTGGTCTTCGGCGGCCGCACCGTCGTCGGAACCCTCGACCGGCCCACGCTGCCGGCCACGCGCCCCGGGCCTGCACCGGCACAGCCGTACGGCCCTTCCTAG
- a CDS encoding dihydroorotase, with amino-acid sequence MRLLISGGTLIADGATHPADILCENGSIAALTAHGTDHGPVDEVIDATGLLVFPGLIDPHVHSRDPGQTDKETFADSTRAAACSGITTMLEMPNALPPVTDSAVFAERAGQHAEVAACDFGLWALSLGGDNLEALPGLFAAGAVGVKIFWGYGLDRATKRLVYNTSDLPAEQVIPPPGITEVWEVLARAAAAGALVAAHCEDPGVLAYAGRHTAAVTTYQDLLDARPVEAESTAIAQAVEAARRIGGRFHVLHVATARGIELVRRARADGIPVTAETCPHYLFLTQDDAALHTGTKVYPPIRSRHDRDALWQALRDGTLTSLSSDHAPHAPADKQLPLATQPAGMHGVETLVPLMLDAMTRGHLTPQRLAHVLSTATAELYALPGKGRIRPGYDADFTLVDPEATFTIDQQRLHTRHPLSVFHGHRGRGVATASVLRGRQLMKDGELLPDAPRGTLVRSRPTAPAAVPASREHAGPVHPGDPVSEEARS; translated from the coding sequence GTGCGACTTCTCATCTCCGGCGGCACGCTGATCGCCGACGGCGCCACCCACCCCGCCGACATCCTCTGCGAGAACGGCAGCATCGCCGCCCTCACCGCCCACGGCACGGACCACGGCCCCGTCGACGAGGTCATCGACGCCACCGGCCTGCTGGTCTTCCCCGGGCTCATCGACCCCCACGTGCACTCCCGCGACCCCGGACAAACCGACAAGGAGACCTTCGCCGATTCCACCCGCGCCGCGGCATGCAGCGGCATCACCACGATGCTGGAGATGCCCAACGCCCTCCCTCCGGTCACCGACAGCGCCGTCTTCGCCGAACGCGCCGGGCAGCACGCCGAGGTCGCCGCCTGCGACTTCGGCCTCTGGGCGCTCTCCCTCGGCGGGGACAACCTGGAAGCCCTGCCCGGCCTGTTCGCCGCGGGCGCCGTCGGGGTCAAGATCTTCTGGGGCTACGGCCTGGACCGGGCCACCAAACGCCTCGTCTACAACACGTCCGACCTCCCGGCAGAACAGGTAATCCCCCCGCCCGGAATCACCGAGGTGTGGGAGGTCCTGGCCCGCGCCGCCGCCGCCGGAGCCCTGGTGGCCGCGCACTGCGAGGACCCCGGCGTCCTCGCCTACGCCGGCCGGCACACCGCCGCCGTCACCACCTACCAGGATCTCCTCGACGCCCGGCCCGTGGAGGCGGAATCCACCGCCATCGCCCAGGCCGTCGAGGCCGCCCGGCGTATCGGCGGCCGCTTCCACGTCCTGCACGTGGCCACCGCCCGCGGCATCGAGCTGGTACGCCGTGCCCGTGCCGACGGCATCCCCGTCACCGCGGAGACCTGCCCCCACTACCTCTTCCTCACCCAGGACGACGCCGCACTCCACACCGGCACGAAGGTCTACCCGCCCATCCGCTCCCGGCACGACCGCGACGCGCTGTGGCAGGCGCTGCGAGACGGCACCCTTACCTCCCTCTCCTCCGACCACGCCCCCCACGCCCCGGCCGATAAACAACTACCCCTGGCCACCCAGCCGGCCGGAATGCACGGCGTCGAGACCCTGGTACCGCTGATGCTCGACGCCATGACCCGCGGCCACCTCACCCCCCAGCGCCTGGCCCATGTACTGTCCACCGCCACCGCCGAGCTGTACGCGCTGCCCGGCAAGGGCCGCATCCGTCCCGGATACGACGCCGACTTCACCCTCGTCGACCCCGAAGCGACCTTCACCATCGACCAGCAGCGGCTGCACACCCGCCACCCGCTCAGCGTCTTCCACGGCCACCGGGGCCGCGGCGTGGCAACGGCCTCCGTGCTCCGCGGCCGGCAGCTCATGAAGGACGGCGAGCTGCTGCCCGACGCGCCACGCGGCACCCTCGTACGCTCCCGCCCCACCGCTCCCGCGGCCGTACCCGCATCGCGCGAGCACGCAGGCCCCGTACACCCCGGCGACCCCGTGAGTGAGGAAGCCCGGTCATGA
- a CDS encoding asparaginase translates to MREPTTIAVLATGGTISAVADARRRHGGGLSATDLIAGHSSSGTRLRPIEVHHIPGRAMTPPHMLTLARKVEQAAAECDGIVVLHGTDTLEETVYALAVMTDVPVPVVVTGAMRLPAQPGDDGPGNLAAAIAVARDPKLAGAGPVVVFGDEVHLARWVTKAHTSRPAAFASPDGGPAGQIHEGRLLLHRTAHRESDYLGMPEPGRLAGTRVPLVTVYAGIDGDTVERAADGAAGLLIAGTGGGHTPPGVADTLAGLVTAGTPVVLASRCPSGPLLQDTYGDKGGEGHLRSVGVIPVGHLPALKARLRLQIALALGHTPRKAFPVAPA, encoded by the coding sequence ATGAGGGAGCCCACGACCATCGCGGTCCTGGCCACCGGCGGCACCATCTCCGCCGTCGCCGATGCCCGCCGCCGCCACGGCGGCGGCCTGTCCGCGACGGACCTGATCGCCGGCCACAGCAGTTCCGGGACCCGGCTGCGGCCCATCGAAGTGCACCACATCCCGGGGCGGGCGATGACCCCGCCGCACATGCTCACCCTCGCCCGGAAGGTCGAACAGGCCGCCGCCGAATGCGACGGCATCGTTGTCCTCCACGGCACCGACACCCTGGAGGAGACCGTCTACGCCCTGGCGGTCATGACCGACGTCCCGGTGCCGGTCGTCGTCACCGGTGCCATGCGGCTCCCGGCACAGCCAGGCGACGACGGACCGGGAAACCTCGCCGCCGCCATCGCCGTGGCCCGCGACCCGAAGCTGGCCGGGGCCGGTCCCGTCGTCGTCTTCGGCGACGAGGTACACCTGGCCCGCTGGGTCACCAAGGCCCACACCAGCAGGCCCGCCGCCTTCGCCTCCCCGGACGGCGGCCCGGCCGGCCAGATCCACGAAGGCCGCCTCCTGCTGCACCGCACCGCCCACCGCGAGTCCGACTACCTCGGCATGCCAGAGCCCGGCCGCCTCGCCGGCACGCGCGTGCCGCTGGTCACCGTCTACGCCGGGATCGACGGCGACACCGTCGAACGCGCCGCGGACGGCGCGGCCGGACTGCTCATCGCCGGAACCGGCGGCGGCCACACCCCGCCGGGCGTCGCCGACACCCTCGCCGGCCTCGTCACCGCCGGCACACCCGTCGTACTCGCCTCCCGCTGCCCCTCCGGACCCCTCCTCCAGGACACCTACGGCGACAAGGGCGGCGAAGGCCACCTGAGATCAGTGGGAGTGATACCGGTCGGACACCTGCCCGCCCTCAAGGCGCGATTGCGGCTGCAGATCGCGCTTGCCCTGGGACACACTCCACGTAAGGCATTCCCCGTCGCTCCCGCCTGA
- a CDS encoding GntR family transcriptional regulator, whose translation MHDNKPTPPSKADQVYEALLEQIGTGTLAPGVRLSEREMVERYGASRTTVRAAAARLIHEGLLERTTRGMLIQERPREQILQVYDAWALLEAAATEQAAQAATAADLKELERLLASHRRHGGGQGHRPDLHLKFHEALWEASHNPVLVGLLLSLNTRLLQVATSTLAQPGRWQVALDEHGKILTELRAGRGPEAADLARDHILSAREARLEMWRDEHHRP comes from the coding sequence ATGCACGACAACAAGCCCACCCCGCCGTCCAAGGCAGATCAGGTGTACGAGGCGCTCCTCGAACAGATCGGCACCGGCACCCTCGCGCCCGGCGTGCGCCTGAGCGAACGGGAGATGGTCGAGCGCTACGGAGCCAGCAGGACGACCGTACGCGCGGCCGCCGCCCGCCTGATCCACGAAGGGCTCCTGGAACGCACCACCCGGGGCATGCTGATCCAGGAACGGCCGCGCGAGCAGATCCTCCAGGTCTACGACGCCTGGGCCCTCCTGGAGGCCGCCGCGACCGAACAGGCCGCCCAGGCCGCAACCGCGGCGGACCTGAAGGAACTCGAACGGCTGCTGGCCAGCCACCGCCGGCACGGCGGCGGCCAGGGCCACCGGCCCGACCTGCACCTGAAGTTCCACGAAGCGCTGTGGGAAGCGTCCCACAACCCGGTGCTGGTCGGGCTCCTGCTCAGCCTCAACACCCGCCTGCTGCAGGTCGCCACCTCCACCCTCGCCCAGCCCGGACGGTGGCAGGTCGCCCTCGACGAGCACGGCAAGATCCTCACCGAACTACGCGCCGGCCGCGGCCCCGAAGCCGCCGACCTGGCCCGCGACCACATCCTCAGCGCACGAGAGGCCCGCCTGGAGATGTGGCGCGACGAACACCACCGGCCATAA
- a CDS encoding IS481 family transposase — MPHRNAPLTETGRLRLARCVVEDGWPLRRAAERFQVSPTTAQRWADRYRACGEAGMADRSSRPRRCPRRTPTRTERRIIKVRVLRRWGPARIAHLLGLIPSTVHRVLTRYRLARLTHLDRATGRVIRRYERDRPGELVHVDIKKLGNIPDGGGHKVLGRQAGRKTRKNAGYSYLHTAVDDHSRLAYSEIHTDEKKETATAFWTRAHAFFTDCGITVERVLTDNGACYKSHTWRDALADAGITHKRTRPYRPQTNGKVERLNRTLLDEWAYAKPYRSEQERRDAFPTWLHTYNHHRGHTALKGQPPATRVPNLSGQYS, encoded by the coding sequence ATGCCACACCGTAATGCACCCCTGACCGAGACTGGCCGGCTGCGTCTGGCCCGCTGCGTGGTCGAGGACGGCTGGCCCCTGCGCCGTGCTGCCGAGCGCTTCCAGGTATCGCCGACCACCGCACAGCGGTGGGCCGACCGCTACCGCGCGTGTGGTGAGGCGGGCATGGCCGACCGCTCCAGCCGCCCCCGCCGCTGCCCGCGCCGGACCCCGACCCGCACCGAGCGCCGGATCATCAAGGTCCGCGTCCTGCGCCGCTGGGGACCAGCCCGCATCGCCCACCTGCTCGGTCTGATCCCCTCGACCGTGCACCGCGTACTGACCCGCTACCGCCTGGCCCGCCTGACCCACCTGGACCGGGCCACCGGCCGCGTCATCCGCCGCTACGAACGCGACCGCCCCGGCGAACTGGTGCACGTCGACATCAAGAAGCTCGGCAACATCCCCGACGGCGGCGGCCACAAGGTCCTGGGCCGGCAAGCCGGCCGCAAGACCCGCAAGAACGCCGGCTACAGCTACCTCCACACCGCCGTCGACGACCACTCCCGCCTCGCCTACAGCGAAATCCACACCGACGAGAAGAAGGAGACCGCCACCGCCTTCTGGACCCGCGCCCACGCCTTCTTCACCGACTGCGGCATCACCGTCGAGCGCGTACTGACCGACAACGGCGCCTGCTACAAGTCGCACACCTGGCGCGATGCACTCGCCGACGCAGGGATCACTCACAAGCGAACCCGGCCCTACCGGCCACAGACCAACGGCAAGGTCGAACGCCTCAACCGCACCCTGCTCGACGAGTGGGCCTACGCAAAGCCCTACCGATCAGAACAGGAACGACGCGACGCCTTCCCCACATGGCTGCACACCTACAATCACCACCGCGGACACACCGCGCTGAAGGGCCAACCACCCGCCACCCGCGTCCCCAACCTCTCCGGGCAATACAGCTAG
- a CDS encoding sulfatase-like hydrolase/transferase, translated as MEHIAPRRVSRRGLLQATGGVAAAAGLGAATGGPAHAAAGDAGGVPRPGEWAADWRGGGSRAERPNIVFLIADDHRHDVLGAAGHPVVRTPHLDALAKRGTRLTAHHCGGGMTGAICAPSRAMVMTGRELFQATPGEIIYPDLPLLPEQLHEHGYHTFVTGKWHNGTASHHRAFGAGDGARLFFGGMSDQYAAPLRPFDPSGEYPASSIYYEDRHTTDLYADAVVDFIKGYDDDAPFFAYAAFQSPHDPRMAPAPFSGLYSDKDVPLPENFLPVHPFDNGQLSNRDENLTQRPRGKGTIRAHLADYYAMVSHLDHGVGRILDALRKTGRARNTIVVYTSDHGLGLGSHGLLGKQNLYEHALRTPLIISGPGIPAGRTVDALTQHRDLFPTLAGLAGAPVPDTVTGSDLLPVIERRAGRVHEYVHGAYMYWQRSVSDGRHKLIRYRPEKGTGSERTQLFDLAEDPHEMRDLADSAAHRDVAALLSEELVRWQAAVGDPAEPFTAP; from the coding sequence ATGGAGCACATCGCACCCCGACGGGTCAGCCGTCGCGGCCTGTTGCAGGCCACCGGCGGCGTCGCTGCCGCCGCCGGCCTGGGAGCCGCGACCGGGGGGCCGGCGCACGCGGCCGCCGGGGATGCCGGGGGCGTACCGCGGCCGGGAGAGTGGGCAGCCGACTGGCGCGGCGGCGGCAGCCGGGCCGAGCGACCCAACATCGTCTTCCTCATCGCCGACGACCACCGGCACGACGTGCTGGGCGCGGCCGGGCACCCCGTCGTCCGCACTCCCCACCTGGACGCGCTCGCCAAGCGGGGAACCAGACTGACCGCGCACCACTGCGGCGGTGGCATGACCGGCGCGATCTGTGCGCCCAGCCGAGCCATGGTGATGACCGGCAGGGAGCTGTTCCAGGCCACTCCCGGCGAGATCATCTACCCCGACCTGCCGCTGCTGCCGGAGCAGTTGCACGAGCACGGCTACCACACGTTCGTCACCGGCAAGTGGCACAACGGCACCGCCTCGCACCACCGGGCGTTCGGCGCCGGTGACGGTGCACGGCTGTTCTTCGGCGGCATGAGCGACCAGTACGCGGCGCCGCTGCGTCCCTTTGATCCGTCCGGCGAGTATCCGGCGTCGTCCATCTACTACGAGGACAGACACACCACCGACCTGTACGCGGACGCGGTGGTGGACTTCATCAAGGGGTACGACGACGACGCACCGTTCTTCGCGTATGCGGCCTTCCAGTCGCCGCACGACCCGCGCATGGCGCCCGCGCCGTTCTCCGGCCTCTACAGCGACAAGGACGTGCCGCTGCCGGAGAACTTCCTGCCGGTCCACCCCTTCGACAACGGCCAGTTGTCCAACCGGGACGAGAACCTCACCCAGCGCCCTCGCGGCAAGGGCACCATACGCGCGCACCTCGCCGACTACTACGCGATGGTCTCCCACCTCGACCACGGCGTGGGCCGCATCCTGGACGCGCTGCGCAAGACCGGCCGCGCCCGCAACACCATCGTCGTCTACACCTCCGACCACGGACTCGGCCTCGGCTCGCACGGCCTGCTCGGCAAGCAGAATCTGTACGAACACGCCCTGCGCACCCCTCTGATCATCTCGGGGCCCGGCATCCCCGCGGGTCGCACGGTCGACGCGCTCACCCAGCACCGCGACCTCTTCCCTACGCTGGCCGGCCTTGCCGGTGCGCCGGTACCGGACACCGTGACCGGCAGCGACCTGCTGCCTGTGATCGAGCGCCGGGCCGGGCGCGTACACGAGTACGTCCACGGGGCCTACATGTACTGGCAGCGGTCGGTCAGCGACGGTCGGCACAAGCTGATCCGCTACCGCCCGGAAAAGGGAACGGGCAGCGAGCGGACACAACTCTTCGACCTCGCCGAAGACCCGCACGAGATGCGCGACCTCGCCGACTCGGCTGCCCACCGGGACGTCGCGGCCCTGCTGTCGGAGGAACTGGTGCGGTGGCAGGCTGCCGTCGGCGACCCCGCGGAGCCGTTCACGGCGCCCTAG
- a CDS encoding SPFH domain-containing protein: protein MTAITTGLGVLVAVVLLIALVLLFAMSRLFRKVRQGHALIVSKVRKVDVTFTGTVVLPVLHKAELMDISVKTMEIGRTGKEGLICQDNIRADIRISFFVRVNKTVEDVIKVAQAIGTERASDQDTLQQLFNAKFSEALKTVGKQLDFADLYTKRDEFRDRIIRVIGTDLNGYSLEDAAIDYLEQTPMAQLDAQNILDAQGIRKITELTAVENVRTNELRRDEEKEITRKNVEAREAVLELERRQADAEAKQQREVGTVRAREEAETAKVQAEERLKAHTAHIRTEEQLGIQNENREREIAVAQLNRERVVAIENEKIEKDRLLEVIARERATELSRIAKDKEVEGEKRDIADVVRERIAVEKTVAQQEEEIKKLRTVEEAERERQALIIAAEAEAQERLVKDIKAAEAAEQAADHRAAEELTMAEARRKAAELDAAAAIRLAEAKQADAAAAGLAAAQVQERSAEAIAKVGKAEADVERDKALAGAEGLREKFRAEAAGINEKAAAMAALDAASREHEEYRLRLEAEKDIRLAQVDVGRQIAEAQATVLATGLENADISIVGGDTVFFDKLVNAVSMGKSIDGFVGSSESVQAMAGPWLRPDSTFTSDLTAMTAGLGAAGLRDLSLAGLLTRLIAADGPHTGALTGLLEAARASGAADLPVAALAGPAAVNGTPSLVKE from the coding sequence ATGACTGCCATCACCACGGGACTCGGCGTGCTCGTAGCCGTGGTCCTGCTCATCGCGCTCGTGCTGCTGTTCGCCATGAGCCGGCTGTTCCGCAAGGTGCGGCAGGGCCACGCGCTGATCGTCTCCAAGGTGCGGAAGGTCGACGTGACCTTCACCGGCACGGTGGTGCTGCCGGTGCTGCACAAGGCCGAGTTGATGGACATATCCGTGAAGACCATGGAGATCGGGAGGACCGGCAAGGAAGGGCTGATCTGCCAGGACAACATCCGCGCCGACATCCGCATCTCGTTCTTCGTCAGGGTCAACAAGACCGTCGAGGACGTCATCAAGGTGGCGCAGGCGATCGGCACCGAGCGGGCCAGCGACCAGGACACGCTGCAGCAGTTGTTCAACGCGAAGTTCTCGGAGGCCCTCAAGACCGTGGGCAAGCAGCTCGACTTCGCCGACCTCTACACCAAGCGCGACGAGTTCCGCGACCGGATCATCCGCGTCATCGGCACCGACCTGAACGGCTACAGCCTCGAAGACGCGGCCATCGACTATCTGGAGCAGACCCCGATGGCCCAGCTCGACGCCCAGAACATCCTCGACGCCCAGGGCATCCGGAAGATCACCGAGCTTACCGCGGTCGAGAACGTGCGTACCAACGAGTTGCGGCGGGACGAGGAGAAGGAGATCACCCGCAAGAACGTCGAGGCCCGCGAGGCGGTCCTCGAACTGGAGCGCCGCCAGGCCGACGCCGAGGCGAAGCAGCAGCGCGAGGTCGGGACCGTACGGGCGCGGGAGGAGGCCGAGACCGCGAAGGTCCAGGCCGAGGAGCGGCTCAAGGCGCACACCGCGCACATCAGGACCGAGGAGCAGCTCGGCATCCAGAACGAGAACCGTGAGCGCGAGATCGCCGTCGCCCAGCTCAACCGGGAGCGCGTCGTCGCCATCGAGAACGAGAAGATCGAGAAGGACCGGCTGCTGGAGGTCATCGCCCGGGAGCGGGCGACCGAGCTGTCCCGGATCGCCAAGGACAAGGAGGTCGAGGGCGAGAAGCGGGACATCGCCGACGTCGTGCGGGAGCGGATCGCGGTGGAGAAGACCGTGGCGCAGCAGGAGGAGGAGATCAAGAAGCTGCGTACGGTCGAGGAGGCCGAGCGCGAGCGCCAGGCGCTGATCATCGCCGCGGAGGCGGAGGCGCAGGAGCGGCTGGTCAAGGACATCAAGGCCGCCGAGGCGGCCGAGCAGGCGGCGGATCACCGGGCCGCGGAGGAACTCACCATGGCGGAGGCGCGGCGCAAGGCCGCCGAGCTGGACGCGGCGGCGGCCATCCGGCTGGCCGAGGCCAAGCAGGCCGACGCGGCCGCCGCCGGGCTCGCCGCGGCGCAGGTGCAGGAGCGCAGCGCGGAGGCCATCGCCAAGGTCGGCAAGGCGGAGGCCGACGTGGAGCGGGACAAGGCCCTCGCCGGCGCCGAGGGGCTGCGGGAGAAGTTCAGGGCGGAGGCCGCGGGCATCAACGAGAAGGCGGCGGCGATGGCCGCGCTGGACGCGGCCAGCCGCGAGCACGAGGAGTACCGGCTGCGGCTGGAGGCGGAGAAGGACATCCGGCTGGCGCAGGTCGACGTGGGCCGCCAGATCGCGGAGGCGCAGGCGACGGTGCTCGCCACCGGTCTGGAGAACGCGGACATCAGCATCGTCGGCGGGGACACCGTGTTCTTCGACAAGCTGGTGAACGCCGTGTCGATGGGCAAGAGCATCGACGGCTTCGTCGGCAGCTCGGAGTCGGTGCAGGCGATGGCGGGGCCGTGGCTGCGGCCCGACAGCACGTTCACGTCGGATCTGACGGCGATGACGGCCGGCCTGGGCGCGGCGGGCCTGCGGGACCTGAGCCTGGCCGGTCTGCTCACCCGCCTCATCGCGGCCGACGGTCCGCACACCGGGGCCCTGACGGGGCTGCTGGAGGCGGCGCGGGCGAGCGGTGCGGCGGATCTCCCGGTGGCGGCGCTGGCCGGCCCTGCGGCGGTCAACGGGACGCCGTCGCTGGTCAAGGAGTAG